In one window of Rhizobium sp. ACO-34A DNA:
- a CDS encoding acyl-CoA dehydrogenase: MDFNLSDQQQAFVDMATEFADDELAPFALEWDQKKHFPIDTLRKAGGLGLGAICVADDVGGSGLGRLDTALIIEALATGCPTVAAYISIHNMCATMIDRYGTPEQREEHLPALATMDALASYCLTEPGCGSDAAALKTRAVRDGDDYVLTGQKQFISGAGTSALYIVMARTGEDGPKGISAFLVSGDAKGLTFGANEKKMGWNAQPTRAVMLDGVRVPASQRLGAEGEGFRIAMSGLDGGRLNIAAASLGGARAAFRKATTYVQERKAFGHALADFQSLQFTLADMAIDLEAARTFLWRAATALDDKASDATVLCAMAKRLVTDRCFTVANQALQLHGGYGYLAEYGIEKIIRDLRVHQILEGTNEIMRVIVARSILGR; encoded by the coding sequence ATGGATTTCAACCTGAGCGATCAGCAGCAGGCCTTCGTCGACATGGCGACGGAATTCGCCGACGATGAACTGGCGCCCTTTGCGCTGGAGTGGGACCAGAAGAAGCACTTCCCCATCGACACGCTGAGAAAGGCGGGAGGCCTCGGCCTCGGTGCGATTTGCGTGGCGGACGATGTCGGCGGCTCCGGTCTCGGACGGCTGGACACCGCTCTCATCATCGAAGCGCTCGCCACCGGCTGCCCGACGGTCGCCGCCTATATCTCCATCCATAACATGTGCGCGACGATGATCGACCGCTACGGCACGCCCGAGCAGCGCGAGGAACATCTGCCCGCCCTTGCCACAATGGACGCGCTGGCGAGCTACTGCCTGACGGAGCCCGGCTGCGGCTCGGATGCGGCGGCGCTCAAAACCCGCGCCGTGCGCGATGGCGACGATTACGTGCTGACCGGCCAGAAGCAGTTCATCTCCGGCGCCGGAACAAGCGCCCTTTACATCGTCATGGCCCGCACCGGCGAGGACGGGCCGAAGGGGATCTCCGCCTTCCTCGTATCAGGCGACGCAAAAGGTCTCACCTTCGGCGCCAACGAGAAGAAGATGGGCTGGAACGCCCAGCCCACCCGCGCCGTCATGCTGGATGGCGTGCGGGTGCCCGCAAGCCAGCGGCTCGGCGCCGAGGGCGAAGGCTTCCGCATCGCCATGTCCGGGCTCGACGGCGGCCGCCTCAACATTGCAGCGGCCTCGCTCGGCGGGGCGCGCGCAGCGTTCAGGAAGGCGACGACCTATGTTCAGGAACGCAAGGCTTTCGGCCATGCGCTTGCCGATTTCCAGTCCCTGCAATTCACGCTTGCCGATATGGCAATCGACCTGGAAGCGGCACGCACCTTCCTCTGGCGCGCCGCAACCGCGCTCGATGACAAGGCGTCAGACGCCACCGTTCTCTGCGCAATGGCCAAGCGGTTGGTGACCGACCGGTGCTTCACGGTTGCCAACCAGGCCTTGCAGCTGCATGGCGGCTATGGCTATCTCGCTGAATACGGCATTGAAAAGATCATCAGGGATCTGCGTGTGCACCAGATCCTCGAGGGGACCAACGAGATCATGCGGGTGATCGTCGCCCGCTCCATTCTTGGAAGATAA